The following nucleotide sequence is from Chloroflexota bacterium.
ATGGCACGGTGGTTTGGGCCAGCAACTCTGATGATGGTTGCGGTGTGCCAGCTAAAGGCGTGGTGCTCGATCATGGCAATGGCTATCGCACGCTCTATTGGCATCTCAGCGAAATTTCGGTCGAGCTTGGCCAAGCCATCAAAGGCGGCGAACAATTAGGGATTGTTGGCTCAACTGGCTGTGCGATCGGCCCACACTTGCACTTTCAAACCCAGTATCTTGGCCGCAACACCGATCCGTATGGTTGGTGCTCAAGCGAACCCGACCCCTGGAGCAGTTATCCGGTTGGCACGGCTTCGCGTTGGCTTTGGGCCGATCGCCCGAATCCTTGCGATCTTGGGCAAACCATCGCGGTTCGGCCAAGCGACCAAGGTTTTAGCCGCAGCGAGGGCAATTGGCAAAACGCCCCGATTGGCGCTGGTGGCGAAACGCTTTGGATCACCTCGCAAATTCCCATGACCAGCACTGAAACTCTGACCGATACGATCTCGGATTTGGCAGGCGTTGCGACACCCCAACCAACCCCCAGCCAGCCACCAAGCACCGCCACTTGGCAAACCAGCATTCCCAGCGCTGGGCGCTACCGCGTATTGACCTATATTCCCTACTACTACAACGGCCACGATGATGCAGTCGCCGCCCATTATGTGATTGAACATGCCGAAGGTCGCAGCGATGTGGTGGTCAATCAGTTTGTGTATGCCAACGAATGGGCCGATCTTGGCACGTACACCTTTGACCCTAGCAAACCGGCCAAGGTCGAGCTAAGCAACGAAACCAGCATGGCCGACCAAGGGATTTGGGTTGGCACAACCGTTTGGCTACCTGCCGATTGACAATCCGCTTCAATAATGATACATTATATCAATAATCTGGTCGTGCAAAGCGCGGCCACTTTTTTGGCAATTCTATAATGATATACAGTATCAATATGAAGCAAAATAGCCCAAATTATCAATTGCCCAAGGCTGTGCATCAAGTAGGCCGACCACTATTCGAGCAACAATGTTGGTGTTGGGGTCACGATGTGCGGCGTAGCGCAGGCAATTTGCTGCTGGAATATGGCGCAACGCGCAGCCGTGTGCCTACCGAGCAACGGGGCAGTAGCAATTATTATTTTCAATTGAGCTGTGGAGCGAGATTGGATTTGTGGGGTTGGGGTTTGTGGTATGGCGATGGCTATGCGCCAAGCCTGTTTTTGCGCCGCGATAAACTGCAAGTTGGATTGATTGAGCGGGCAGCGCCGCTGTGTGATGTTTGGTCGCTCAGCCAAATTCCAGCCGTTCGAGCGCCGCATACTTGGGCTGAATGGCTGTGTATGACCAGCTTGCTCGGTCATTGTTGCACATGGATTGCCGCCTACGAGCAGTGGGTTATCGCGCAGGCAGGGCTTAATTATCGCCAAACATGTGTCGCCGATTGGCAGAAACCAGCCTTGCCAGCCCACGAAATGGCTGAGCGCTGGCAACAACTAAACGATTTAATTATTGCCAGCCAAGAAAACCTCAGCCTAACTGCGGTTTAGGCTTGATCAGCCAACCATTGGGCAGCTTGTAAGGTGTTTTGCAGCAACATCATATTAGTGACCGGGCCAGTACCGCCTGGTACCGGGGTAATTGCGCTCGCAACCTTGCTGGCACTTTCCCAATCAACATCACCAACCACTTGGCCTTCAGCCACTTCGTTGATGCCAAAATCGAGCACCACTGCGCCAGGTTTGAGCATCTCGCCAGTGACCAAGCCAGCCTTGCCGACCGCCGCCGCCACAATATCGCCTTGGCAAATAACCTCGGCCAAATTGGCAGTACGTGAATGGCAAATCGTGACGGTGGCATGCCGCGCCAACAACAATTGAGCCAGCGGTTTGCCGACCACATTCGAGCGGCCAACCACCACCGCATGCTTGCCAGCCAGACTAATTTGATAGCGATCGAGCAAGGCCATGCCACCAGCAGGCGTATTGGGCACAAGCGCGGTCAAGCCTTGAGCCAAGCGGCCTGCGTTGGTCGGGTGCAACCCATCAACATCCTTTTGGGGATTGAGCGCGGCTACCGCACCATCAGCCGAGAGTTGGCTAGGCAACGGCATTTGAATGATAATGCCATGAATCGCAGAATCGTTGCTGGCTTGTTGAATTGCCGCTTCTAAGGTCGCTTGATCGCAGGTTTCTGGCAAGCGTTGCAGGGCAAAGCCAAAGCCAACCCCTTCGCATGAACGCCGAATTGAACGCACATACCAATCGGAAGCAGCATTACCCGCCACTTGAATCACCACCAATTGGGGAGCATAACCAGTGCGAGCTTTGAATTCAGCCCCTTGTTGGCTAATTTGAGCCTTCAATTCCTTGGCCAACCCA
It contains:
- a CDS encoding bifunctional 5,10-methylenetetrahydrofolate dehydrogenase/5,10-methenyltetrahydrofolate cyclohydrolase, which translates into the protein MTALLLDGRGLAKELKAQISQQGAEFKARTGYAPQLVVIQVAGNAASDWYVRSIRRSCEGVGFGFALQRLPETCDQATLEAAIQQASNDSAIHGIIIQMPLPSQLSADGAVAALNPQKDVDGLHPTNAGRLAQGLTALVPNTPAGGMALLDRYQISLAGKHAVVVGRSNVVGKPLAQLLLARHATVTICHSRTANLAEVICQGDIVAAAVGKAGLVTGEMLKPGAVVLDFGINEVAEGQVVGDVDWESASKVASAITPVPGGTGPVTNMMLLQNTLQAAQWLADQA